The Candidatus Limnocylindrales bacterium genome includes a region encoding these proteins:
- a CDS encoding ACP S-malonyltransferase, with protein sequence MDSHQPLAIVFPGQGAQKLGMARDFWEHFLECRAVFDEASQAAGYDLTEVCFEDGARLALTEFQQPAILTAEIAMLTALRAHRGLVAEYFGGHSLGEYTALVAAGVFTLADAVRIVALRGRLMQEAVPAGNGAMTAIIHADLDVDWLREIAAEFAVDVGNYNALDQASLSGLAEDVAAAVAAVKAAPGKRARSITLRVSAPFHSRHMKSVEAPLAEALRAIEHVGAAKAVHVLSNRTGAFHTGSRADLERCLVEQATSTVEWVSCMRELVDRNCRILEVGPGRPLRGFFSSLGVEIESVTSVATTTELNL encoded by the coding sequence ATGGATTCGCACCAGCCACTGGCAATCGTGTTTCCCGGCCAGGGAGCCCAGAAGCTCGGCATGGCGCGCGACTTCTGGGAGCACTTTCTCGAATGCCGCGCGGTCTTCGACGAAGCGTCGCAGGCTGCGGGCTACGACCTGACCGAAGTCTGCTTCGAGGACGGTGCCCGCCTCGCGCTCACCGAATTCCAGCAGCCGGCAATCCTGACGGCAGAGATCGCAATGCTCACCGCACTGCGGGCTCATCGCGGACTGGTCGCGGAATACTTCGGCGGACACAGCCTCGGAGAATACACCGCGCTGGTTGCGGCGGGCGTATTCACGCTTGCCGATGCAGTGCGTATCGTCGCGCTTCGCGGAAGGCTCATGCAGGAAGCGGTGCCGGCCGGAAACGGCGCGATGACGGCGATCATCCATGCCGATCTCGACGTCGACTGGCTGCGCGAGATCGCTGCGGAATTCGCAGTGGACGTCGGCAACTACAACGCGCTCGACCAGGCTTCGCTGAGCGGCCTTGCCGAAGACGTTGCCGCGGCGGTGGCGGCGGTCAAGGCCGCGCCGGGCAAACGCGCGCGATCGATCACGCTGCGCGTGTCGGCGCCATTTCACTCGCGTCACATGAAGAGCGTCGAGGCCCCGCTGGCCGAAGCGCTGCGCGCCATCGAGCACGTCGGCGCAGCAAAGGCGGTCCACGTGCTGTCGAACCGCACCGGCGCGTTTCATACCGGCTCGCGCGCCGACCTCGAGCGCTGCCTCGTCGAACAGGCGACGTCGACGGTCGAATGGGTCTCGTGCATGCGCGAGCTCGTCGATCGCAACTGCCGGATTCTCGAGGTCGGACCGGGACGGCCGCTGCGCGGTTTCTTCTCGTCGCTCGGCGTCGAAATCGAATCGGTGACGAGCGTCGCCACGACGACGGAACTCAACCTCTGA